The following are encoded together in the Pedobacter steynii genome:
- a CDS encoding translation initiation factor yields the protein MKAKKKILNDFGGIMFSTDPSFIYESDAEESNEPIPNQQQDLRVTLDRKNRGGKGVTLVTGFIGSTDALETLAKMLKSKCGVGGAAKDGEILIQGDFRDKVLLLLQKEGYKVKKSGG from the coding sequence ATGAAAGCTAAAAAGAAAATATTGAATGATTTTGGAGGGATTATGTTTTCTACAGACCCTTCTTTTATATATGAGTCTGATGCCGAAGAATCCAATGAACCAATTCCTAACCAACAGCAGGACCTGCGGGTAACGCTGGACCGGAAAAACCGTGGTGGTAAAGGGGTTACTCTGGTGACCGGTTTTATCGGCAGTACTGATGCGCTGGAGACGCTGGCTAAAATGTTAAAGTCTAAATGTGGAGTAGGAGGGGCGGCAAAAGATGGAGAGATACTGATTCAGGGAGACTTTAGAGATAAGGTGCTACTTCTTCTTCAGAAAGAGGGATATAAAGTCAAAAAATCCGGAGGGTAA
- a CDS encoding ExbD/TolR family protein has translation MAELDTSGGGKKDKKVRTKKANTKVDLTAMVDLAFLLITFFMLTTSLSKPIAMDIAKPDKDDKSTERNELRASETMTILLGKNNKVAWYMGEAGKSKPNVEGFAELRKSILANKKKVAEGTGGRQIIMVIKPTSGATYKNFVDVMDELAITKISTAPAIDDENITDAEKDFMKSAGIL, from the coding sequence ATGGCAGAATTAGATACCTCCGGCGGGGGGAAAAAGGATAAGAAAGTCAGAACCAAGAAAGCCAATACCAAAGTCGATTTAACAGCGATGGTGGATTTAGCCTTCTTGTTGATCACTTTCTTTATGTTAACCACCTCCCTGTCAAAACCAATTGCAATGGATATTGCAAAACCTGATAAGGATGATAAATCTACAGAAAGGAACGAATTACGTGCTTCCGAAACAATGACTATATTATTGGGTAAAAACAATAAAGTAGCCTGGTACATGGGAGAAGCGGGTAAATCAAAACCTAATGTAGAAGGATTTGCTGAGCTCAGAAAATCAATATTAGCTAATAAGAAAAAAGTAGCTGAAGGTACTGGCGGAAGACAAATCATCATGGTGATTAAGCCAACTTCAGGAGCTACTTACAAAAACTTCGTTGATGTTATGGATGAATTAGCGATCACTAAGATCTCTACTGCACCCGCAATCGACGATGAGAACATTACTGATGCTGAAAAAGATTTCATGAAGAGTGCTGGAATTTTATAA
- a CDS encoding dipeptidase, whose protein sequence is MKSLLFSLLLLVVLKTQAQKHLLVDTHNDVLSSQLFTKADLGKLQSIGNFDLIRAAKGGLDAQVFSIWCDETLGDGQAFARANEEIDSLYALIKRNPKKMVLVNSAAELKQAYKQGRFAAMIGIEGGHMIEDRMDYLDSLAKRGMRYLTLTWNNSTPWATSARDEATGKLKHPGLNDKGRQIVRRMNTLGVMVDISHVGEATFNDVLATTSKPVIASHSSAYSLNPHRRNLKDEQLKALAKNGGVAFVNFYSGFIDPDYDAKEQLFLINHAKDLDSLNKLYGPYAPMKLNELYKAESDKMRPPLSMLIQHIDHMVKIAGIDHVGIGSDFDGSESYPIGLDSVTDYPKIAVELRKLGYKEEAIGKIFGGNFLRIFAENVSK, encoded by the coding sequence ATGAAATCACTCCTATTTTCATTACTCCTGCTTGTAGTGCTTAAAACGCAGGCGCAAAAGCATCTCCTTGTTGATACCCATAATGACGTACTCTCTTCACAACTTTTCACTAAAGCCGACCTGGGCAAACTACAGAGTATAGGTAATTTCGATCTGATAAGAGCTGCCAAAGGTGGCCTAGATGCGCAGGTATTTTCTATCTGGTGTGATGAAACCCTCGGCGACGGACAGGCTTTTGCCCGGGCTAATGAAGAAATAGACTCCTTATATGCGCTCATTAAACGCAATCCTAAAAAAATGGTATTGGTAAATAGCGCAGCCGAGTTAAAACAAGCCTATAAACAAGGTCGCTTCGCTGCTATGATAGGTATTGAAGGCGGCCATATGATTGAAGACCGCATGGATTACCTCGATAGTTTGGCTAAACGCGGTATGCGATATTTAACTTTGACCTGGAACAACAGCACTCCATGGGCCACCTCAGCACGTGATGAAGCTACCGGAAAGTTGAAACACCCGGGCTTAAATGATAAAGGCAGGCAGATCGTTCGCCGGATGAATACTCTGGGCGTGATGGTCGATATTTCACATGTTGGTGAAGCTACATTTAATGATGTATTGGCCACAACCAGCAAGCCGGTTATCGCTTCTCATAGCTCTGCTTATAGCCTTAACCCCCATCGACGTAATCTCAAAGATGAACAACTCAAAGCATTGGCAAAAAATGGGGGTGTAGCGTTTGTTAATTTTTATAGTGGGTTCATTGATCCGGATTATGACGCTAAAGAACAGCTCTTCCTTATTAATCACGCAAAAGACCTGGATTCGCTCAATAAGCTTTATGGTCCTTATGCACCAATGAAGCTAAATGAATTGTATAAAGCAGAATCCGACAAAATGCGCCCGCCACTGAGCATGCTGATCCAGCATATTGACCATATGGTGAAAATAGCAGGAATCGATCATGTAGGCATCGGCTCTGATTTTGACGGGTCTGAATCTTATCCTATTGGCCTGGATTCTGTAACTGACTATCCCAAGATAGCCGTCGAGTTACGCAAATTGGGCTATAAAGAGGAGGCCATAGGAAAAATATTCGGAGGGAATTTCCTAAGAATCTTTGCAGAAAATGTAAGTAAATAA
- the metK gene encoding methionine adenosyltransferase: protein MSYLFTSESVSEGHPDKIADQISDALIDNFLAFDAESKVACETLVTTGQVILAGEVKSKTYLDVQQIARDVIKKIGYTKSEYMFEANSCGILSAIHEQSQDINQGVDRSSKEEQGAGDQGMMFGYATNETEDYMPLALDLSHKLLQELAALRRENNEITYLRPDAKSQVTLEYDDNNKPVRIDAIVISTQHDDFDEESTMLAKIKNDLVTILIPRIIAKYPQYAHLFNDAIEYHINPTGKFVIGGPHGDTGLTGRKIIVDTYGGKGAHGGGAFSGKDPSKVDRSAAYATRHIAKNLVAAGVAEEILVQVSYAIGVAKPMGIYINTYGTGKVNKTDGEIAKIVEGLFDMRPYFIEQRLKLRNPIYSETAAYGHMGRKPETVTKTFRTPNGEEKTVTVELFTWEKLDFVDKVKAAFSL from the coding sequence ATGTCATATTTATTTACATCAGAATCTGTTTCAGAAGGTCACCCAGATAAAATCGCAGATCAAATCTCCGACGCATTAATTGATAATTTTCTTGCTTTTGACGCAGAGTCAAAAGTTGCGTGTGAAACCCTTGTTACTACCGGTCAGGTTATTTTAGCAGGTGAAGTAAAATCAAAAACTTATCTTGATGTGCAACAGATTGCACGTGATGTAATCAAAAAAATTGGTTATACTAAAAGTGAGTACATGTTTGAGGCCAACTCTTGCGGAATTCTTTCCGCCATACATGAGCAATCACAAGACATTAACCAAGGTGTTGACAGAAGTAGCAAAGAAGAACAAGGTGCGGGTGATCAGGGAATGATGTTTGGTTATGCAACCAACGAAACTGAAGACTATATGCCTTTAGCCCTTGACCTTTCTCATAAATTATTACAGGAACTGGCCGCTTTAAGACGCGAAAATAACGAAATCACTTATTTACGTCCGGATGCCAAATCACAAGTGACTTTGGAATACGATGACAACAATAAGCCTGTTCGTATTGATGCCATTGTAATTTCTACCCAACACGATGATTTTGATGAAGAATCTACGATGCTTGCAAAAATCAAAAACGATCTTGTAACGATCCTGATTCCAAGAATTATAGCTAAATACCCTCAGTACGCACATTTATTTAATGATGCGATTGAGTACCATATCAACCCTACCGGTAAGTTTGTAATCGGTGGACCACACGGAGATACCGGATTAACAGGCCGTAAAATCATTGTGGATACCTATGGCGGTAAAGGTGCTCATGGTGGTGGTGCATTCTCCGGAAAAGATCCTAGTAAAGTAGATAGAAGTGCCGCTTATGCTACCCGTCATATTGCTAAAAACCTGGTAGCTGCAGGTGTTGCTGAAGAAATCCTTGTTCAGGTGAGTTATGCAATCGGTGTTGCAAAACCTATGGGAATCTACATCAATACTTACGGAACAGGAAAAGTAAACAAAACAGACGGCGAGATCGCTAAAATTGTAGAAGGTTTATTTGATATGCGTCCTTACTTTATTGAGCAACGTCTAAAATTAAGAAACCCGATTTACAGTGAAACTGCTGCTTATGGACACATGGGCCGTAAACCAGAAACAGTTACCAAAACTTTCAGAACTCCAAACGGAGAAGAAAAGACAGTAACAGTTGAATTATTCACCTGGGAAAAACTTGATTTCGTAGATAAAGTAAAAGCTGCTTTTTCATTATAA
- the pckA gene encoding phosphoenolpyruvate carboxykinase (ATP) translates to MSKALTLKPDLSYLNLNSDQSLYQLDVAQLVEEALKNGEGTLADTGALAIDTGKFTGRSPKDRFIVCDSQTEESVWWGDINIKFSPENFDALLEKVTNYLNQQKYYVRDAYACADESYKTTIRVVTETAYQNLFANNLFLRFGEEEVTETPEWTIIAAPGFLANPEIDGTRQGNFSILNFTKKMILIGGTGYTGEIKKGIFSVLNFILPEQRNTLSMHCSANVGAAGDTAIFFGLSGTGKTTLSADPERGLIGDDEHGWGRDTIFNFEGGCYAKCVDLTEEKEPQIFKAIKFGSLLENTNYFPGTRAVDFTNIEKTENTRVAYPIHYIDNAVNPSIAGIPKNIFFLTADAFGVLPPISKLTPGQAMFHFISGYTAKVAGTEAGVTEPQVTFSACFGKAFLPLHPTKYASLLGEKMRAHNVNVWLVNTGWSGGAYGVGKRMKLGYTRAMITAALRGELEKENFNADPIFGLHIPDACPGVPSEILHPKNTWEDKRKYDQKANELSLAFVNNFKQFEAYASEEMLASFPKVVENAP, encoded by the coding sequence ATGAGCAAAGCACTTACGCTTAAGCCGGATTTAAGCTATTTGAATTTGAATTCAGATCAATCCTTATACCAGCTTGATGTAGCACAATTGGTTGAAGAGGCCTTGAAAAATGGAGAAGGAACACTTGCTGATACCGGAGCATTGGCAATCGATACGGGTAAATTTACCGGTCGTTCTCCAAAAGACAGATTTATTGTTTGCGATAGTCAGACAGAGGAATCCGTTTGGTGGGGGGACATTAACATTAAATTTAGTCCTGAAAACTTTGATGCGCTTCTGGAAAAGGTAACTAACTACCTTAATCAGCAGAAATATTATGTGAGGGATGCCTATGCATGTGCGGATGAAAGTTATAAAACTACCATCAGGGTAGTCACAGAGACTGCTTATCAGAATTTGTTTGCAAATAACCTGTTCTTAAGGTTTGGTGAAGAAGAAGTTACAGAAACGCCGGAATGGACAATCATTGCTGCTCCGGGTTTTCTTGCTAACCCTGAAATCGATGGTACACGCCAGGGAAATTTCTCCATATTGAATTTTACTAAAAAAATGATCCTTATCGGTGGGACAGGCTATACCGGTGAGATTAAAAAAGGAATCTTTTCTGTACTTAATTTTATTCTTCCGGAGCAAAGGAATACCTTATCTATGCATTGTTCTGCTAATGTGGGCGCAGCTGGTGATACGGCAATTTTCTTTGGTTTATCCGGAACAGGAAAAACAACTTTATCTGCTGATCCTGAAAGAGGGTTGATTGGAGATGACGAGCATGGCTGGGGTAGAGATACTATTTTCAACTTTGAAGGAGGATGTTATGCCAAATGTGTGGATCTTACCGAAGAGAAAGAGCCTCAGATTTTCAAAGCGATCAAATTTGGATCCTTACTGGAGAATACCAATTATTTCCCTGGAACAAGAGCGGTAGATTTCACAAATATTGAGAAAACAGAGAATACAAGAGTAGCTTATCCGATTCATTACATCGATAATGCAGTCAATCCATCGATTGCAGGAATTCCTAAAAACATATTTTTCCTTACTGCAGACGCCTTTGGCGTGTTGCCTCCAATTTCGAAATTAACTCCTGGTCAGGCAATGTTTCACTTTATTTCAGGATATACTGCGAAGGTTGCCGGAACGGAAGCTGGTGTTACAGAGCCACAGGTGACGTTCTCTGCCTGTTTTGGTAAAGCATTTTTACCACTGCACCCTACAAAATATGCATCTCTTCTGGGTGAAAAGATGCGTGCACACAATGTAAATGTCTGGTTAGTAAACACCGGATGGAGTGGTGGTGCATATGGGGTTGGAAAAAGGATGAAACTGGGATATACCAGGGCTATGATTACTGCTGCCTTAAGAGGAGAGCTGGAAAAAGAAAACTTTAATGCAGATCCCATCTTCGGATTACACATTCCTGATGCCTGTCCGGGCGTCCCATCAGAAATATTACATCCGAAAAATACATGGGAAGACAAGCGAAAATATGACCAGAAAGCGAATGAACTGTCGTTGGCATTTGTGAACAATTTTAAACAGTTTGAAGCCTATGCAAGTGAAGAAATGCTTGCTTCATTCCCTAAAGTTGTCGAAAACGCGCCTTAA
- a CDS encoding MotA/TolQ/ExbB proton channel family protein, with the protein MANAPKPTTVKKESSSASNLFATLTIPICIIIGILIYKFILGDRGNFIDGADPDLHETLPKVGNYAGMAYKGGPIVPVLMGMFLMVIVFSIERMIVIGKATGKGSLDAFVKKVQGLLNSNNIEGAMAECDRQQGSVANVIKSGLKKYREMEVEPNMDTDQKCLAIQKDIEEATTLEMPMLEQNLTVIATLVSVGTLTGLLGTVTGMIKAFGGLANSGAPDQAALATGISEALINTATGIGTSTFAIIMYNILTSKIDKLTYAIDEAGFSIIQTYASTHK; encoded by the coding sequence ATGGCAAACGCACCAAAACCAACAACAGTTAAAAAAGAAAGCTCATCTGCTTCGAATTTATTCGCAACATTGACAATTCCTATCTGTATCATCATCGGGATTCTGATTTACAAATTTATTTTAGGTGATAGAGGTAACTTTATTGATGGAGCAGATCCGGATTTGCACGAAACACTTCCAAAAGTGGGTAACTATGCGGGTATGGCTTACAAAGGGGGTCCAATTGTACCGGTATTAATGGGTATGTTTTTAATGGTTATCGTGTTCTCTATTGAGCGTATGATTGTTATTGGAAAAGCAACTGGTAAAGGTAGTTTAGATGCTTTTGTTAAGAAAGTACAAGGACTTTTAAACTCAAACAACATCGAAGGTGCTATGGCTGAGTGTGACAGACAACAAGGTTCTGTGGCTAACGTAATTAAATCTGGTTTGAAAAAATACAGAGAAATGGAAGTTGAGCCAAACATGGATACAGATCAGAAATGTTTAGCTATCCAGAAAGATATCGAAGAAGCAACTACATTAGAAATGCCAATGTTGGAGCAAAACTTAACTGTAATTGCAACATTAGTATCAGTAGGTACATTAACAGGTCTATTAGGAACAGTAACAGGTATGATCAAGGCCTTCGGTGGTTTGGCTAACTCTGGTGCTCCGGATCAGGCTGCATTAGCAACTGGTATCTCTGAGGCTTTGATTAACACAGCAACTGGTATCGGTACTTCTACATTCGCGATTATCATGTATAACATCTTGACTTCTAAAATTGATAAATTGACTTATGCAATTGATGAAGCAGGTTTCAGCATCATCCAAACTTACGCTTCTACGCATAAATAA
- a CDS encoding amidohydrolase family protein, with amino-acid sequence MRKLWFKRVLYAAVILSVLFIGIFIWANNELNKVLGKSTKVINISSIVKPSGTIQIKNTNVLSEDCSYFIKNQDVIIRDGVIIQLGQNQLLDSTATIIDGTNRYLIPGLVDSHVHLKESRNDLFLYLANGITYIREMAGRPIALDWRKSIEKNGVGPRMFIASPPIFSESGFTGYYYSWTRQSINYSTKTDAEKGIKKIKEKGYDAVKMYGFVNPEMFKTTIGIAKENQIPVIGHIPLVNLETFYRSGQKEVAHIEEITVKTIDEFGKPISKNQKEYLKFLEVRSDQIAKKLKENNISVTSTVWLCESFLDQRFNLKSKLKEIELKYVNPKVIEGTPLYKLGWLPGKNGYEYDGKENPDARKLSLRYWQTYASAIHMMTKALVDNKVTIMAGTDANVATVVPGFSLHNELESLSKSGMTNSQTLYSATVAPGNWMKSNTGKIKTGYRSDLVLLTKNPLKDIKNTKSIEYVFFEKYMISKIQIKTILKAIADANNENRNIKIDEYLQ; translated from the coding sequence ATGAGAAAACTATGGTTTAAGAGAGTTCTATATGCAGCTGTAATATTATCAGTCCTTTTTATTGGTATTTTTATATGGGCAAACAATGAATTAAATAAAGTCCTGGGCAAATCCACCAAAGTCATCAATATATCTTCGATTGTAAAGCCGTCTGGAACAATTCAGATAAAAAACACCAATGTACTCTCGGAAGACTGCAGCTATTTTATAAAAAATCAAGATGTAATTATAAGAGATGGCGTAATCATACAATTAGGCCAAAATCAACTATTGGATAGCACAGCAACAATAATTGATGGCACAAACAGATACCTGATTCCAGGGCTCGTAGACAGCCATGTTCATTTAAAAGAAAGCAGGAATGATTTATTTTTATATTTAGCTAATGGTATCACTTATATCAGAGAAATGGCCGGAAGGCCTATCGCCCTGGATTGGAGAAAGTCAATAGAAAAAAACGGTGTTGGCCCAAGAATGTTTATTGCCTCACCACCCATATTTAGCGAGAGTGGATTCACAGGTTATTATTACAGTTGGACAAGGCAATCCATCAATTATTCGACTAAAACTGATGCAGAAAAAGGAATAAAAAAGATTAAGGAAAAAGGCTATGATGCAGTTAAGATGTATGGTTTTGTAAATCCCGAAATGTTTAAAACCACAATAGGAATTGCTAAAGAAAACCAAATCCCTGTTATTGGTCATATCCCTTTAGTTAATTTAGAAACTTTTTATCGATCAGGTCAAAAAGAAGTTGCCCATATTGAGGAAATAACGGTAAAAACTATTGATGAATTTGGAAAACCAATATCCAAAAACCAAAAAGAATATCTCAAATTTTTAGAAGTACGTTCAGACCAGATTGCAAAAAAACTAAAAGAGAATAATATCAGTGTCACTTCAACTGTCTGGTTATGTGAAAGTTTTTTAGATCAGAGATTTAACTTAAAGTCTAAGCTTAAAGAAATAGAACTGAAATATGTTAATCCAAAAGTTATTGAAGGAACTCCACTTTACAAATTGGGCTGGCTTCCCGGTAAAAATGGATATGAGTATGATGGGAAAGAAAATCCTGACGCAAGAAAATTATCGTTGCGTTACTGGCAAACTTATGCTTCAGCTATTCACATGATGACCAAAGCACTGGTTGATAATAAGGTAACAATTATGGCTGGAACCGATGCGAATGTAGCCACTGTTGTCCCTGGTTTTTCTCTTCATAACGAATTAGAATCCTTATCTAAATCCGGAATGACAAATTCACAGACACTCTATTCAGCAACCGTTGCCCCGGGTAATTGGATGAAAAGTAATACCGGGAAAATAAAAACTGGATATCGTTCAGATTTGGTGCTCCTTACAAAAAATCCATTGAAGGACATTAAAAACACAAAGAGTATAGAGTATGTTTTTTTCGAAAAATATATGATTAGTAAGATCCAAATCAAAACTATATTGAAAGCTATAGCAGATGCAAACAATGAAAACAGAAATATAAAGATTGACGAATACTTACAATGA
- a CDS encoding biopolymer transporter ExbD, producing MPRAKVQRKSTAIDMTAMCDVSFLLLTFFILTATARQPDPLDVTIPSSTYKLKVPDLDMGILSIGKGKVFYEIVGNDIKMSTLDKMGEKYGVKFTPEERKRFGVIGSFGVPIQNLKQFIMMNGDERTKSGLQSGIPADSTNNQLAEWILQSRTSVAELHSTSMRVSIKGDAKEEYPAVKKIVDILQKQKINKFSLITSAEGDAK from the coding sequence ATGCCAAGAGCAAAGGTTCAAAGAAAGAGTACTGCGATAGATATGACCGCCATGTGCGACGTATCTTTCCTATTGCTTACTTTCTTTATTTTAACAGCAACAGCACGTCAGCCTGATCCTTTGGATGTTACTATCCCTTCATCGACTTATAAACTTAAAGTTCCTGATTTGGACATGGGTATATTGTCGATCGGAAAAGGCAAAGTGTTTTATGAGATCGTTGGGAATGACATTAAAATGTCGACCCTCGACAAAATGGGTGAGAAATATGGCGTTAAGTTCACTCCTGAAGAGCGGAAACGTTTTGGTGTAATCGGCTCTTTCGGTGTTCCAATTCAGAACTTAAAGCAGTTTATCATGATGAATGGTGATGAACGCACCAAGTCGGGTTTACAAAGTGGTATTCCTGCAGATTCAACAAACAATCAGTTGGCTGAATGGATCCTGCAATCACGTACCTCGGTAGCAGAGCTACATTCTACTTCAATGCGCGTAAGTATTAAAGGCGATGCGAAGGAAGAATACCCTGCAGTAAAAAAGATCGTGGATATTCTGCAAAAGCAAAAAATCAACAAATTCAGTTTAATCACATCCGCCGAAGGCGATGCTAAATAG
- a CDS encoding ExbD/TolR family protein → MATLNVPQNGQAMKGKSRTRKSAPSVDLTAMVDLAFLLITFFMLTTSLSKSQAMEIAKPVTEVPGQPYPASRTLTLVLGKGDQIMWYKGEPGKSEPYKTTFSAIHKVLNQNRQGIAQTHGNDPSKFMIVIIKPTEKSTYKNFVDALDEMKISDVKSYLIDDGGLLDNEELLMKNFGLL, encoded by the coding sequence ATGGCAACCTTAAACGTTCCTCAAAATGGCCAGGCCATGAAGGGAAAATCCAGAACCAGAAAATCCGCACCTTCAGTAGACCTGACTGCAATGGTGGACCTGGCTTTTCTTTTGATCACCTTTTTTATGCTGACTACTTCGTTATCTAAATCTCAGGCGATGGAGATTGCCAAACCGGTGACTGAAGTTCCCGGTCAGCCTTATCCGGCCTCACGCACGCTCACTTTAGTCCTTGGGAAAGGCGATCAGATCATGTGGTATAAGGGGGAGCCAGGAAAGTCGGAGCCGTATAAGACCACTTTTTCTGCAATTCATAAAGTATTGAATCAAAATAGACAAGGAATCGCCCAAACGCATGGAAATGATCCTTCCAAGTTTATGATCGTGATCATTAAGCCAACTGAGAAATCTACCTATAAAAATTTTGTAGATGCTTTAGATGAAATGAAAATTTCGGATGTGAAGTCTTACCTGATTGATGATGGTGGCTTATTGGATAACGAGGAGCTCTTAATGAAGAATTTTGGATTGTTATAA
- a CDS encoding LytTR family DNA-binding domain-containing protein yields the protein MGKLNPLIRHHLLVGTFISIWLFIFAFFIRPFDDGTISFKTWSIISVGFSLIAFLCYGLLAIIQKSIYQKLSKWNIGLEIISLVFFQLLFSAGTYYFYKSPILNGGYNLINFLTIIILRSALISTPILVLARIYMVKLIPPKDDNIIIRGENKLDILKIKISDLVCVSNAQNYVEIFFMDANQIKTKLIRSTLKKIQNDFDFLIQIHRSHLINPSHFKSWKNQDTISLTQIELPVSKNYKEHLLSL from the coding sequence ATGGGAAAATTAAACCCTTTGATCAGGCATCATTTACTTGTTGGGACTTTCATCAGTATTTGGCTTTTTATTTTTGCTTTTTTTATAAGGCCATTTGATGATGGAACAATAAGCTTTAAAACGTGGTCTATTATCAGTGTTGGGTTTAGCCTAATTGCATTTTTATGCTATGGGTTACTTGCTATAATTCAAAAAAGCATTTATCAAAAGCTCTCAAAATGGAATATTGGTCTTGAAATCATTAGCCTTGTCTTTTTTCAATTGCTTTTTTCTGCAGGTACCTATTACTTTTACAAAAGTCCGATCCTAAATGGGGGATATAATCTTATTAATTTTTTGACGATAATAATCCTTAGATCAGCTTTGATATCAACTCCGATATTAGTTTTGGCAAGGATATATATGGTTAAATTAATTCCGCCCAAAGACGATAACATCATTATTAGAGGAGAAAACAAATTGGATATTTTAAAAATAAAGATAAGTGACCTGGTCTGCGTTTCTAATGCACAGAATTATGTAGAGATTTTCTTTATGGATGCGAACCAGATAAAAACAAAATTAATCCGCAGCACGCTAAAAAAAATTCAGAATGATTTTGACTTTTTAATTCAGATCCATCGTTCTCATTTGATAAACCCATCACATTTTAAGAGCTGGAAAAATCAAGATACCATTTCTCTAACCCAGATTGAACTTCCCGTTTCCAAAAATTATAAAGAACACTTGCTGTCCTTATAA
- a CDS encoding diacylglycerol/lipid kinase family protein — MSKSNILFIINPISGGKDKLKIPALIDANLDRSKFNANYSFTEYIGHASEIAEEAANKNFDIIVAVGGDGTINEIGTKVMQQNKILGILPFGSGNGLSRFLKIPMNTAKAIKVINDCNVRVIDTARFNDKCFFNMAGMGFDAHISSVFAGNKSRGLSGYLKLGFQEMLNYKPQVYHIYIDGKEYIRKAFVVSVANSSQYGNNAHIAPNASITDGLLDVCIIKEFPIYKIPVLAYHMLNASADQSDMVEIIQGKEIRINRMSNDAIHIDGEPFFMGKEIEVSIAPLSLNIITPDYES; from the coding sequence TTGTCAAAATCGAATATTTTATTTATTATCAATCCCATCTCGGGAGGAAAGGATAAGCTGAAAATCCCGGCACTGATCGATGCAAATTTGGACCGTTCCAAGTTTAATGCGAATTATAGCTTTACGGAGTATATTGGCCATGCCTCAGAGATTGCTGAGGAAGCAGCGAATAAAAATTTCGACATTATTGTTGCCGTGGGCGGGGATGGAACGATCAATGAGATCGGGACGAAGGTGATGCAGCAAAATAAGATCCTGGGAATTCTTCCATTTGGTTCGGGGAACGGATTGTCCCGGTTCCTGAAAATTCCGATGAATACCGCCAAGGCCATTAAAGTGATCAATGACTGTAACGTCCGGGTAATTGATACGGCGAGATTTAATGACAAGTGCTTTTTTAATATGGCGGGGATGGGATTTGATGCACACATCAGTTCTGTTTTTGCCGGTAATAAGTCCCGTGGGCTTTCGGGATACCTGAAACTCGGGTTCCAGGAAATGCTCAATTATAAGCCACAGGTTTACCATATATATATAGACGGTAAGGAGTATATCCGAAAAGCATTTGTGGTGAGTGTGGCCAATTCTTCGCAATATGGAAATAATGCCCATATTGCTCCAAATGCATCTATTACAGATGGCTTATTAGATGTTTGTATTATCAAAGAATTTCCGATATACAAAATTCCGGTACTGGCTTATCATATGCTAAATGCCTCTGCGGACCAATCTGATATGGTAGAGATCATCCAGGGAAAAGAGATCCGGATCAATCGAATGTCTAACGATGCCATACATATTGACGGGGAGCCTTTTTTTATGGGTAAAGAAATAGAGGTCTCCATTGCTCCGTTATCATTAAATATCATTACACCTGATTATGAAAGCTAA